Proteins encoded by one window of Nocardia goodfellowii:
- the menD gene encoding 2-succinyl-5-enolpyruvyl-6-hydroxy-3-cyclohexene-1-carboxylic-acid synthase, giving the protein MNPSTAQAQVVVDELVRGGVRDVVLCPGSRNAPLAFALQAADAAGRLRLHMRIDERTAGFLAIGLAVASGCPVPVVMTSGTAVANLGPAVLEANYARVPLIVLSANRPYEMLGTGANQTVEQLGLFGSQVRATISLGLAEHGIDNGNGAYSQQNSVWRSAVCRVLAAARGTRSGNAGPVHFDIPLREPLVPDSDAVGGLPVPGEVAPLGRESGRPWTATQYATLDVPLDIDLTPDTVVISGHGAGLRPELAGLPTVAEPTAPLHGPALHPLALSLLQPRQAIITGRPTLHRQVSRVLADPEVTVFALTTGPRWPDVSGNVVGTGTRAVITGSPRAEWLARCREFDAKASQVVRDELARHPKPTGLHVAAVVMDALREGDQLLLGASNPVRDAALVSYPRPGIKVLSNRGVAGIDGTVSSAVGAALAHRGRTIALIGDLTFLHDASGLLIGRGEPRPADLTIVVANDDGGGIFELLEQGDPQYAGVFERVFGTPHGMDLAALCAAYRIPHRQVDPDRLAAELTEHAHGLRVLEVATERSSLRELHATVRAKI; this is encoded by the coding sequence GTGAACCCGTCTACAGCACAGGCGCAGGTAGTCGTCGACGAACTTGTGCGCGGAGGCGTGCGGGATGTCGTGTTGTGTCCCGGCTCCCGGAACGCTCCGCTGGCTTTCGCGCTGCAGGCCGCCGACGCGGCCGGGCGGCTGCGGCTGCACATGCGCATCGACGAACGCACCGCGGGCTTCCTCGCCATCGGACTGGCGGTGGCCAGCGGCTGCCCGGTGCCGGTGGTGATGACCTCGGGGACCGCGGTCGCCAATCTCGGCCCGGCCGTGCTGGAGGCGAACTACGCACGCGTGCCACTGATCGTGCTCAGTGCCAACCGGCCCTACGAAATGCTCGGCACCGGCGCGAATCAGACCGTGGAACAGCTGGGTCTGTTCGGCAGCCAGGTGCGCGCGACGATCAGCCTCGGTCTGGCCGAACACGGCATCGACAACGGCAACGGCGCCTACAGCCAGCAGAACAGTGTGTGGCGCTCGGCGGTGTGCCGGGTGCTGGCCGCGGCGCGGGGCACCCGCTCGGGCAACGCGGGCCCGGTGCATTTCGACATTCCGCTGCGCGAACCGCTGGTGCCCGATTCGGATGCGGTGGGCGGACTTCCGGTGCCCGGTGAAGTCGCCCCGCTCGGCCGGGAGTCGGGACGGCCGTGGACCGCGACCCAGTACGCCACCCTCGACGTGCCGCTGGATATCGACCTGACGCCCGACACCGTCGTGATCTCCGGCCACGGCGCGGGCCTGCGCCCGGAACTGGCCGGCCTGCCCACCGTCGCCGAACCCACCGCACCGCTGCACGGGCCCGCGTTGCATCCGCTGGCGTTGTCGCTGCTCCAGCCCCGGCAGGCGATCATCACCGGCCGGCCCACCCTGCATCGCCAGGTGTCACGCGTCCTGGCGGATCCGGAGGTCACCGTCTTCGCGCTGACCACCGGCCCGCGCTGGCCCGATGTCTCCGGCAATGTCGTGGGCACCGGAACGCGTGCGGTGATAACGGGGTCGCCGCGGGCCGAATGGCTCGCACGCTGCCGCGAGTTCGACGCCAAGGCCAGTCAGGTGGTGCGCGACGAACTCGCCCGGCATCCGAAGCCGACGGGCCTGCACGTGGCGGCCGTGGTGATGGACGCACTGCGCGAAGGCGATCAGCTCCTGCTGGGCGCGTCCAACCCGGTGCGCGACGCGGCGCTCGTCTCGTATCCGCGGCCGGGCATCAAGGTGCTGTCCAACCGGGGTGTGGCGGGCATCGACGGCACCGTGTCCTCAGCGGTCGGCGCGGCGCTGGCGCACCGGGGGCGCACTATCGCGCTGATCGGCGACCTCACCTTCCTGCACGACGCGTCCGGCCTGCTGATCGGCCGGGGCGAGCCGCGCCCGGCAGATCTCACCATCGTCGTCGCCAACGATGACGGCGGCGGCATCTTCGAACTCCTCGAACAAGGTGATCCGCAATACGCGGGCGTGTTCGAGCGCGTCTTCGGCACACCGCACGGCATGGATCTGGCGGCCCTGTGCGCCGCCTACCGAATCCCGCACCGTCAGGTCGACCCGGACCGGCTGGCCGCGGAACTCACCGAGCACGCGCACGGACTGCGCGTGCTGGAAGTCGCCACGGAACGATCCAGCCTGCGGGAACTGCACGCGACGGTGCGGGCGAAGATCTAG